The following are encoded together in the Streptomyces tsukubensis genome:
- a CDS encoding cell division protein SepF codes for MNSHDVTDEQWEGLAQVVPLRSRDAWPSWPGHRSLPEAEAETEARRRFMVLRVNVFSDAREVAETLMSEIPVLLDLSGAETEVAKRVLDFSSGVVFGLGSGMHRVDKNVFLLAPPGTEVQGLVEGVKGAAEAAGGVPRS; via the coding sequence GTGAACAGCCACGACGTCACCGATGAACAGTGGGAAGGGCTCGCCCAGGTCGTACCACTGCGCAGCCGAGACGCATGGCCGTCCTGGCCGGGACATCGTTCCCTGCCGGAGGCCGAAGCGGAGACGGAGGCCAGGCGGCGCTTCATGGTGCTGCGGGTGAACGTCTTCTCGGATGCCAGGGAGGTGGCCGAGACCCTGATGTCGGAGATCCCGGTCCTCCTCGATCTGAGCGGCGCGGAGACCGAGGTCGCCAAGCGCGTACTGGACTTCAGCAGCGGGGTCGTCTTCGGCCTCGGCAGCGGTATGCACCGGGTCGACAAGAACGTATTCCTCCTCGCGCCTCCCGGTACCGAGGTGCAGGGACTGGTCGAGGGGGTCAAGGGCGCGGCGGAAGCAGCGGGCGGCGTCCCTCGATCGTAG
- a CDS encoding AAA family ATPase, whose translation MTQPSRLRPPAVLPESLPARLPGRFGGPDPERVPEQLSQATSAQPSGSRSGPYVPGTGDEEGPSERVPGRHIPERPCVTELALSAFAVHRSASYPLGPLTLFTGPSGSGKSSALRAYEALARLGGGAELGEVFPDPDACVPEQARPDAQRRRGFRIGCTVDGPIGPVRLDLAVQAQPALRVVGERLSQGGHTLFDSALRDPSRPHVHGAWHTAGSAPVTRAPLPDDRLGTALLPLRVAGKTDGQRQVLAAAEQMVVALRSVFPCDPWPQGMRAPALPGSGRLLGGCDNLAEVLRRTSTECAVRHGHLVAAAGAGCAGSVTGVRTEELPDGRVRALLDRGDLGVTPVGRLGDGELRFLALALVLLTGPGVLEVDPVVEVPSAYQTLTVLADGLDRGLDRGQVSALVALAGRMCARGHIRLVGSVTEPPRAGETEGLTVVDLGP comes from the coding sequence ATGACTCAGCCCTCCCGTCTCCGGCCACCCGCGGTGCTCCCGGAAAGCCTCCCGGCACGCCTACCGGGCCGGTTCGGGGGCCCGGACCCGGAACGTGTGCCTGAACAGCTGTCCCAGGCCACGTCCGCGCAGCCGTCCGGGTCGCGGTCCGGCCCGTACGTCCCGGGGACAGGCGACGAGGAGGGCCCGTCCGAACGCGTACCGGGCCGCCACATCCCGGAGCGGCCATGCGTCACGGAGCTCGCCCTCTCCGCGTTCGCCGTCCACCGCTCGGCTTCCTACCCGCTGGGGCCACTGACGTTGTTCACCGGCCCCAGCGGCAGCGGTAAGTCCAGCGCCCTGCGTGCCTACGAGGCGCTCGCCAGGCTCGGAGGGGGCGCGGAACTCGGGGAGGTCTTCCCCGACCCGGACGCCTGCGTCCCCGAGCAGGCCCGCCCCGATGCCCAGCGCAGAAGGGGGTTCAGGATCGGCTGCACGGTGGACGGTCCCATCGGCCCCGTGCGGCTCGATCTCGCGGTCCAGGCCCAACCCGCACTGCGCGTCGTGGGCGAGCGGCTGTCCCAAGGGGGTCACACCCTGTTCGACTCGGCGCTGCGGGACCCCTCAAGGCCACACGTGCACGGGGCTTGGCACACGGCGGGCTCCGCGCCCGTTACCCGTGCCCCGCTGCCGGACGACCGGTTGGGAACGGCTCTGCTGCCCCTGCGCGTCGCGGGTAAGACCGACGGCCAGCGGCAGGTGCTCGCCGCCGCCGAGCAGATGGTGGTGGCGCTGCGCTCGGTCTTCCCCTGTGACCCGTGGCCGCAAGGGATGCGCGCCCCCGCCCTGCCGGGGTCGGGCCGGCTGCTCGGCGGGTGCGACAACCTCGCCGAAGTACTGCGCCGCACCTCCACCGAGTGCGCTGTGCGTCACGGCCACCTAGTGGCGGCGGCCGGAGCCGGCTGCGCGGGTTCCGTGACGGGGGTGAGGACCGAGGAACTGCCCGACGGCAGGGTGCGGGCCCTGCTGGACCGCGGTGACCTCGGCGTGACGCCGGTCGGCCGGCTGGGCGACGGTGAACTGAGGTTCCTCGCCCTCGCCCTGGTCCTGCTGACCGGGCCCGGCGTGCTTGAGGTGGATCCCGTCGTGGAGGTGCCGAGCGCCTACCAGACGCTCACCGTGCTCGCCGACGGTCTGGACCGGGGCCTCGACCGTGGGCAGGTGTCCGCACTCGTGGCCCTGGCGGGGCGGATGTGCGCCCGAGGACACATCCGCTTGGTGGGCTCGGTCACTGAGCCCCCACGTGCCGGGGAGACGGAAGGGCTCACAGTGGTAGACCTGGGGCCGTGA
- a CDS encoding DUF6099 family protein: MDALRLIGTIERALTQARSDTDIMAEAWQAQTLAQAMGSRLAVTGPPELRGEALGLCEVSGRGCGALSGPGLGSGGIRAARLTGIADAGAALTALGVLLGDVGMALVAVACSVEEESVYWQCIEAIDAADESRDRVLEMLRRLAVREQGLPASDAAVEPS; the protein is encoded by the coding sequence ATGGACGCGCTGCGGCTCATCGGGACGATAGAGCGGGCTCTGACGCAGGCCCGGAGCGATACGGACATCATGGCGGAGGCGTGGCAGGCGCAGACGCTCGCACAGGCCATGGGCAGCAGGCTCGCCGTGACGGGCCCGCCCGAACTGCGCGGCGAGGCGCTGGGGCTGTGCGAGGTGAGCGGGCGCGGCTGCGGTGCGCTGTCGGGGCCCGGACTCGGGTCCGGCGGGATCAGAGCGGCCCGGCTCACCGGGATCGCGGACGCAGGGGCCGCCCTCACGGCACTCGGCGTCCTGCTGGGCGATGTCGGGATGGCACTGGTCGCGGTCGCCTGCTCGGTGGAGGAGGAGTCCGTCTACTGGCAGTGCATAGAGGCGATCGACGCCGCCGACGAGTCGAGGGACCGGGTGCTCGAAATGCTGCGGCGGCTCGCCGTGCGCGAGCAGGGGCTGCCCGCCTCCGACGCCGCGGTGGAACCGTCATGA
- a CDS encoding LLM class F420-dependent oxidoreductase gives MDLRIFTEPQQGATYDTLLTVAKATEDLGYDAFFRSDHYLRMGSSDGLPGPTDAWVTLAGLARETKRIRLGTLMTAGTFRLPGVLAIQVAQVDQMSGGRVELGLGAGWFEEEHTAYGIPFPKEKFGRLEEQLAIVTGLWETPVGKTFDYDGTYYQLSESPALPKPAQTKVPVLIGGHGATRTPRLAARYADEFNMPFASIEDSERQFGRVRAAAQQTGRRADDIVYSNALVACVGKDDAEVARRAAAIGREVDDLKANGLAGSPAEVADKIGRYAEIGARRIYLQMLDLDDLDHLELISSTVAPQLAQG, from the coding sequence ATGGACCTTCGAATCTTCACCGAGCCCCAGCAGGGGGCGACCTACGACACCCTCCTCACCGTCGCGAAGGCGACCGAGGACCTTGGTTACGACGCGTTCTTCCGCTCCGACCACTACCTGCGCATGGGCTCGTCCGACGGGCTGCCCGGCCCGACCGACGCGTGGGTCACTCTCGCGGGCCTCGCCCGCGAGACCAAGCGGATCCGGCTCGGCACGCTCATGACGGCGGGCACGTTCCGGCTCCCCGGTGTGCTGGCGATCCAGGTCGCGCAGGTCGACCAGATGTCGGGCGGCCGTGTGGAGCTGGGGCTCGGCGCCGGTTGGTTCGAGGAGGAGCACACGGCGTACGGCATTCCGTTCCCGAAGGAGAAGTTCGGCCGGCTGGAGGAGCAGCTGGCGATCGTGACGGGACTGTGGGAGACGCCGGTCGGCAAGACCTTCGACTACGACGGTACGTACTACCAGCTCTCCGAATCGCCGGCGCTGCCGAAGCCGGCCCAGACCAAGGTGCCCGTACTCATCGGCGGTCACGGCGCCACCCGCACCCCGCGTCTCGCCGCGCGGTACGCGGACGAGTTCAACATGCCGTTCGCGTCGATCGAGGACAGCGAGCGCCAGTTCGGCCGGGTGCGGGCCGCGGCCCAGCAGACGGGGCGCCGAGCCGACGACATCGTCTACTCGAACGCGCTGGTGGCGTGTGTCGGCAAGGACGACGCGGAGGTGGCACGCCGCGCCGCCGCGATCGGAAGGGAGGTCGACGACCTCAAGGCCAATGGGCTCGCCGGTTCACCGGCCGAGGTGGCGGACAAGATCGGCCGGTATGCCGAGATCGGTGCCCGGCGGATCTACCTCCAGATGCTCGACCTCGACGACCTGGACCACCTGGAGCTGATCTCCTCGACCGTCGCGCCGCAGCTCGCCCAGGGCTGA
- a CDS encoding DUF6879 family protein codes for MARRLRFNGTGSGEGSCPAIHEDLDTGEVIVHGPRLTDPDALAQLQHIDEDEIPIVMPRNTLIDFGPKDRDAEPRIFNPQQFARLFENFQHSAWHLEMRKRYAVDEATDTYAQFARGEAPTWDLDTPWSRGIRAKTADGVHVGRVRIVDNPPTEGQLYLLAHAEKNAALGEDVRNMWREDAMRANLPDEDFWIFDSHIVAVCVFDDDDNLTGAELITEPARVNQYNRVRDVAQHHATPFRKFAAELAAKEE; via the coding sequence ATGGCTCGACGACTGCGCTTCAACGGGACGGGCAGCGGCGAAGGCAGCTGCCCGGCGATTCATGAAGATCTGGACACGGGGGAGGTCATCGTGCACGGACCGCGCCTGACCGACCCGGACGCCCTCGCGCAGCTCCAGCACATCGACGAGGACGAAATCCCGATCGTGATGCCCCGCAACACGCTGATCGACTTCGGCCCGAAGGACCGCGACGCCGAACCGCGCATCTTCAACCCCCAGCAGTTCGCCCGGCTCTTCGAGAACTTCCAGCACAGCGCGTGGCATCTGGAGATGCGCAAGCGCTACGCGGTCGATGAGGCCACGGACACCTACGCGCAGTTCGCTCGGGGCGAGGCACCGACGTGGGACCTCGACACCCCGTGGAGCCGGGGCATCCGGGCCAAGACGGCGGACGGCGTGCACGTCGGCCGGGTGCGCATCGTGGACAACCCGCCGACCGAGGGCCAGCTTTACTTGCTCGCGCACGCGGAGAAGAACGCGGCCTTGGGCGAGGACGTGCGCAACATGTGGCGCGAGGACGCCATGCGGGCCAACCTGCCGGATGAGGACTTCTGGATCTTCGACTCGCACATCGTCGCCGTGTGCGTCTTCGATGACGACGACAACCTGACGGGTGCCGAGCTGATCACGGAACCGGCGCGCGTCAACCAGTACAACCGAGTGCGGGACGTGGCCCAGCACCACGCCACCCCCTTCCGGAAGTTCGCGGCGGAGCTGGCCGCGAAGGAGGAGTAA
- a CDS encoding helix-turn-helix domain-containing protein has protein sequence MSTDYQQAREALGVRLRELRLSCPDGRLTGTALARKLGWPNSKVSKLELGKQTATPEDLQRWATACGRVASYEELRARLAGFESHIRSWRRQLVGGHKPVQDAHNEAQANSKVLRTWESSWVVGVLQTPDYARAVLTRSVELHRSPRDVEEAVRARMKRQELLYSGGRRYHVILWEPVLRSLVCSPSVLATQLDRLTGVIGMDTVELGIVPLTASLKVPPGLGFWIYDDRQVVTEAWHAELWLDDADSVALYLRTWKTLCESAVYGADACNVISAARRALNAR, from the coding sequence GTGAGCACCGACTATCAGCAGGCACGCGAAGCGCTCGGGGTGAGGCTCCGGGAGCTTCGGTTGTCCTGCCCTGACGGCCGGCTCACCGGTACCGCCCTGGCGCGCAAGCTCGGGTGGCCCAACTCGAAGGTCTCGAAGCTGGAGTTGGGCAAACAGACGGCCACCCCCGAGGACTTGCAACGGTGGGCCACCGCGTGCGGTCGGGTCGCGTCCTATGAAGAGCTTCGAGCCAGGCTGGCGGGGTTCGAATCGCACATTCGCTCATGGCGTCGGCAGCTCGTCGGTGGCCACAAGCCGGTGCAGGACGCCCACAACGAGGCACAGGCCAACTCGAAGGTGCTCCGGACGTGGGAGTCCTCATGGGTAGTGGGCGTCCTCCAGACCCCCGACTATGCCCGCGCCGTGCTGACCCGGTCCGTCGAGCTGCACCGGTCGCCCCGCGACGTTGAAGAAGCCGTCCGGGCGCGCATGAAGCGTCAAGAGCTTCTGTACAGCGGAGGAAGGCGGTACCACGTCATCCTCTGGGAACCGGTCCTGCGGTCGCTGGTCTGCTCGCCCTCGGTGCTGGCCACCCAGCTCGACCGCCTCACGGGCGTGATCGGCATGGACACCGTGGAACTCGGCATCGTCCCGCTCACCGCGTCCTTGAAGGTCCCGCCCGGCCTCGGCTTCTGGATCTACGATGATCGCCAGGTGGTCACCGAGGCTTGGCACGCCGAGCTTTGGCTCGATGACGCCGACAGCGTCGCCCTGTACCTGCGGACGTGGAAGACCTTGTGCGAGTCGGCCGTCTACGGAGCCGATGCCTGCAACGTCATCAGTGCCGCCCGCCGTGCTCTGAACGCCCGTTAG